The genomic region ACCAAACTCATTGAAAGAATATTTAACGATTAGCCTAATCGTCCTTGTATGCTGTAAATAGGTTCTAATAGCCATGCCATAAGCGAGCGTCGCTCGAGCATTATATCTGCTTCAAATAACATGCCACTTCGTAAATCAAAGGTTTGTCCATAGGCAGCAATATATTGCTGTTTAAGTTTTGCTTTTAATCGATAAACGGGCTCTTGAAGCGCGACAGGAATTTGAATTTCATTCGGCGTGACAATGGCGTTATCGATACGCACTATCTCACTTTCAATAAAGCCAAAACGCTGATAAGGAAAGGCATCAAAGCGCAGTCGAGATAACTGGCCTTGCTCAACAAAGCCTGCCGATCGTGTAGGCAATAGCAGCTCTGCAATAAGCTCTGCGCCTTCAGGTAAAATATGCATTAATGGGCTAGACTGCGCCTTAATAGACGATAGCGCTTGTCCTTCAACCACCTGTAGCGCCATTACCGTACCTGCTTGACTGGCAACAACCGTATAGCGATAACTGCTGTTTATTTGGGCAAGTTGCTGCTGCAAATCAGCCTTTTGCCGTAATAGCTGATTGATGGTTAGCGTGTAGGTTTGCGGCAAATTAGCCTTTTCAAATGTTAACTGTTTAATGTGATTATTTTGCTGCACTATGAGACGAGAGATCTGATAATGCTCTTGCTGCGCGTCCATTAATGCTTGTTGGTGACGCTCTGTTTCAAACTTAGAGAGATAACCTTGCCGTTTCAGAGATTCCATATCCCGTTGTTTAGCGCTAAGTAATATTAATTTTTCAGCAGTAAGCTGTTGCTGCGCAATTAATGCGTGCTTTTCCTGCGCTAAATCTTGCAACTGCTGGTCAAAGTTAAGGCTTTGCTGTGTTTGAATGGTTTTATATTGTTCGATTTCAGCGTCTAATAAGTGTAATTGGGTATCGTATTGGCTTTGTAATTTGTCATTTAGTGCTATACCGTCAGCGGCGTTATTGGCAATAATTAAGGTTGCTAACGCATCCCCTTTTTGTACGTTACTACCAACATCGACCCACAGCTTCTCTATGGTACCACCTTGCTGAGCAAAGCTTTTTATCATACCTTTGTCGGGTGCTAAGAAACCTCGCACAGTTTGTTTTCGTGCATATTCCGCTGTTGATAGAAACACGATAATGAGCAAAGTGACAGCGAGTAACACCCCGACACTTACTTTAATGGATAATGGTTGATTAAGGGCAATGGCCCCACTGAGGCGCTGGCTTTGATGAGCTAAAACTTCCTTACGAAATAATGACATATCAACTCCTTTTGAACATATCCTATAACTAAAGCTAGGTAATGATCGAGAAGTCGTCAAATTTACACCGCTAAAAATTCAATAAAAATTTTGCAACACAATCAATGATATAGCTATGCCTAGAAAACAATCATTGCTAAGCTAAAAATTTCCCATAAAAAACGCCATCAGCATAAGCTGATGGCGTTAATATTATTGCGTTATATTTACTAATCTCGTGATAATTAATCTTCTAAGCGAATGGTGTTAATAATCTCCGTTGTTGAGATACCCTCTTCAAAGTTTAGTACTCGCACTTCACCACCATTGTCAATCACTTCCTTACCACCGGCAATTTGTTCGATTTCATAATCACCGCCTTTAACGAGAAGATCAGGTAATATATTGGCAATCAAACGTTGTGGTGTATCTTCGCTAAACTTTACCACCCAGTCGACTGCGCCAAGTCCAGCAAGTACCGCCATGCGACGATCTAACGAATTCACTGGTCGGCCGCTGCCTTTTAAACGCTTAACAGAATCATCGTCATTAACTG from Thalassotalea sp. Sam97 harbors:
- a CDS encoding HlyD family efflux transporter periplasmic adaptor subunit — translated: MSLFRKEVLAHQSQRLSGAIALNQPLSIKVSVGVLLAVTLLIIVFLSTAEYARKQTVRGFLAPDKGMIKSFAQQGGTIEKLWVDVGSNVQKGDALATLIIANNAADGIALNDKLQSQYDTQLHLLDAEIEQYKTIQTQQSLNFDQQLQDLAQEKHALIAQQQLTAEKLILLSAKQRDMESLKRQGYLSKFETERHQQALMDAQQEHYQISRLIVQQNNHIKQLTFEKANLPQTYTLTINQLLRQKADLQQQLAQINSSYRYTVVASQAGTVMALQVVEGQALSSIKAQSSPLMHILPEGAELIAELLLPTRSAGFVEQGQLSRLRFDAFPYQRFGFIESEIVRIDNAIVTPNEIQIPVALQEPVYRLKAKLKQQYIAAYGQTFDLRSGMLFEADIMLERRSLMAWLLEPIYSIQGRLG